One genomic window of Prinia subflava isolate CZ2003 ecotype Zambia chromosome 27, Cam_Psub_1.2, whole genome shotgun sequence includes the following:
- the LOC134562370 gene encoding uncharacterized protein LOC134562370, giving the protein MLMFHWEGPGLPPALVPPGLQLPPRRDTGTRVLCPGLRCHIRVSAALQASQETLHCAAGFLKRRNLKQLLKKEQLQIDECLLAEDRSRAAEHLRRVLPYLQNPENPLRAAAIRFLGRVWRRRRGQQEELQVLRDGLQGPRKSASPSRSNIEIQAQLALRAEAVGFSSGSSESLSQEQNPETLKRTPPPSAAGSSDTADDWHS; this is encoded by the exons ATGCTGATGTTCCACTGGGAGGGccctgggctgcctcctgccctggtgcctccagggctgcagcttcctccacGCCGTGACACAGGGACAAGAGttctgtgccctgggctgcGGTGCCATATccgtgtctctgctgctctccaggcctcTCAGGAAACGCTGCACTGTGCGGCTGGGTTCTTGAAGAGAAGGAATCTCAAGCAGCTACTGAAGAAGGAGCAGTTGCAGATCGATGAGTGTCTG ctggcagaggacaggagccGAGCGGCCGAGCACCTGCGCCGGGTCCTGCCGTACCTGCAGAACCCAGAGAATCCCCTGCGAGCGGCGGCCATCAGGTTCCTGG gaagggTCTGGCGGCGCCGgagggggcagcaggaagagctccaggTCCTCAGGGACG gCCTTCAAGGCCCAAGGAAAAGTGCCAGCCCATCCCGCTCCAACATTGAAATCCAAGCCCAGTTAGCCCTAAGAGCTGAAGCAGTAGGGTTTTCTTCTGGATCCAGTGAATCACTGTCCCAAGAACAAAACCCGGAGACACTGAAGAGGACACcacctcccagtgctgctggatcTTCGGACACAGCTGATGATTGGCACAGCTAA